CACTGGGGATTTTAGGCGGATATTATTTTATTGCTTACTCGATTGGCCAACTTGCACTCGGCTCGCTATTAGGCCCAATAAGTCCGCGATATTTATTGGGCGTATCGGCAATTTTTGCAGCTAGCGGCTGTGCAATTTTTGCCAGCAGCCACTCTTTCGGCTCAGCCCTTGCTGGACAATTGTTAATCGCCCTTGGTCTATCCAGCAGTTTCTTGGGAGTTGTTTACGTTATTGGGAGGGATTTACCCAGCCGGTTTTCGTTGATGGTCGCTATTAGCCAGGGGCTGTCAAACTTCGCGGCGGCCTCACTCTCTTTACTTTTCGGTGTCTTTGTTGTGGAGGTTTCTTTTCGAGAGCCCTACTTTGCCGCAACCTTATTTCTTCTTTGCCTCGCTATACTGCTATTTCTCTTTATCGGCAGTCGCCAAAACTCAGTCAATACGATTCCAACAGAAAAATCATCACTCGCTGGCAAGCTAAAACTATGCGTAAAATCAAGGCCTTTTTGGTTGGCCTTCGTCTTCTATTCCTGCCTTTTCGGCGTAATTGTCGCCTATCTAGACTTATGGGATATACAGTTTCAAGTTGCTTTTTTTCGTAAAACGCCGGGAGAAAGTGCTCTATTTAATACTGCCGCCTCACTGGGTATTATTATTGGCAGCTTTATCGTTGGCGCTTGGTCTCAACATAGGGGCGATTACGTAATTCCAGCCAGAGTTTTTAGCTTCTCAGCAATTATCGCTGTTGCAATCTTATTGAGCATTCACTTGCCCGACTTCTGGACTCTGGCTGCAAATTTTCTCTTGGGGTTTGGCCTCAGCAGCGCCATCCTATCTCTTACAATAGTACAGTCCGAGCTTCCAAAGAAGGTCCATGCTTTTGCCTCAGCCCTAATCGTGACTGGAGGCTTTATTTTAGGAGGGATAATTCAAACCCTCATCGGACTCTCACTAGATCAAGATATAGAGTTCGCTTACATCCGCTCACTCAGTGATCTGCTAGCCAACTTTTTTGACTCTGTTCAACAACCAACAGAGGGATTCTACAAATACCAAGCGGGATTTCAGCTAATCGGCATTATCGTCATCGTAGGCTGCATCAGCAGCCTGCTTTTGAGTAGCAAAAAGCTACTCAAAAGGCGTAGCCCTAAAATCGGAAATTCGTAGTGCTAAGTCCGCCATTCGATGACCTAAATGTACAGCTGTAAGTCGGTCCAACTCATGAATTTCTCCAGCCCTTTCAGCGACAGCTACCAAGCCCGACTGACAGCCACCTCGGTTTCTACCCAGGGAATCTTGACTCGGTAAAATATCCAAGGGAACCCACAACATGCCCATTTGTGCAGCAAAGACCTGTAGTGTCCTGATGGTACCTAATTGATCACCGCTAAAATTACTGCCTACGGTGAATCCTGTAGCTAACTTATCCAACCAGCATCGATCTCCATAGCGCTCACTTGCTGCATCCATAAATGCTTTGAATTGAGCGGAGACAGTACCCATAAAGGTCGGCGAACCCATTACTATAGCTTCACATTGATCCAACTGAACTAATAATGACTGGTCTTTATAACGTCCTTGATCAATGCTCTCCCCTTGAACCTCAAGGGCAACACCGATGCACTTCTCTACCGTGTTAACCCCCTCCACCACAGACTCCGCAAGAGCTTTGCTGCAGCCAGATACAGAATGGTAAACAACACCTATCCTCTTCATATGACTCGCTCCGCTATACCGTCTAACTCAAATATCCGGCCTAACTTTTGATCAATTTCCCTGCCTGCTGGTACTTTTATCCCAAAAACATCTAGTAAAGTAGCCCGAAGCTCATCGAAATCCGCCAACATGACAACACTCTTGGAGCCTAAAAGTGGCTGATAGCTTAACTGTCTATTGAAAAGTGTATGCCGTCCCTCTGGGAAAGACCGAGCGACAATCAAGTGCTTTACAAACCTGGATTCAGGATGCGTTGAACAATACCAATTACCAATTTTATAATCACCATGAGTTTTAGGTTTCAAGTCAAAGCTGTACATAGGTTGCCAACCACTATCGGTTGTGACCTCTAACAGGTAATCATCATCTATTAAAGTAAAGCGGTAAACACCGTGCGGTGTGCTCTGACGATCACTAGAATCTATATTCAATGGTGCAGTCAAAGTGTTACTGCCAAATCCAACATCGATCAGAAAGCGAGACCCCTCAAGTTCCACCATCAGGATCATGTGAGATTGGGCAGCTTGATGCCCAATAGGCATTTGCCAAAGAACCCGTGCCGCAAGGTCTGTAACTTTGAAACCCATTTGTCTAAGCGCAGCCCCTAACAAGGCATTATGTTCATAGCAATACCCCCCTCGTTTTTGCTCTATCAGCTTGGCCTCAATAGAACTCAACTCAATATTGACGGGGCTTCCCAAGAATGAAGTGGCATTCTCGAATGGAATAGTACGAACATGCTGGGTCACTAATGCCTGCAGGCACTTTAAGTTAGCAACTGGCACTCCTTCAAAATTGATACGATCTAAATATTTCTGCAAATTAATACCAGAGATAGCCATCGTGAATTGCCTCATCTAATTCCAAATTCCCAAACAATAGAGGGCAGCTTAATACCTAAACCTAACTTTAGGTCAATAACTTTATTCGGCTCTTCTACACTGGTTATGATCTCAAGTGTACCTGGGCTAAAGCGCAGGGATTACTTAGCCACCACAGACCCGAATATCGCTAACAGAGCGAGAACAACCAAGGAGGACTTGGTGGAAATACTGTTTCTAGGGACATCATCAGGCACTCCGACCAAGCAGCGGAATGTGTCTGGTATTGGACTATTAGAAAGCCGGAAAAAGAACTGGTATTTAATCGACTGTGGAGAAGGTACTCAGCAGCAGATTCTACATACGAGCTTATCACTTAGTAGACTAAAGGCAATTTTTATTACCCATAAGCATGGTGATCACTGTTACGGGCTGCCCGGTCTACTTGGCAGCTCAGGGATGCAGCGAAGAACGGCACCACTGACACTTATTGCCCCTAGAGCCGTCTATGATTGGCTTTTATCAACTCAAAAAATCACCGAACTTTACATTCCATTTGACCTCAGTTTCATTCCCGTTGAAGACCTACCCCAAATAGACATAGGGCAGTTCACGATTACTACTACACAACTTTCTCATAGGGTGCCCTCCTATGCGTATAGTTTTACTGAAAGATATATTGAAACTACTCTAGATACACAGAGATTACTCTCCTGTGACATCCCTAAAGGTCCCCTGTGGGGAAAATTAAAGGCGGGTATCGATATTGTTTGTCATGGTAAGGCATACAGCGCGGCCAACTTCATCCAGAAGCCGAGGCTCCCACGTAAGATTACTATTTGTGGAGATAATGATAAACCTGAATTATTAAAAAATACCTGTAATAACAGCAGTGTACTAGTGCATGAATCGACTTACGCAAAAAATATGTC
This DNA window, taken from Microbulbifer sp. VAAF005, encodes the following:
- a CDS encoding MFS transporter, whose product is MAEEKKRYTAWIFALIFFAASISNSILFALLSPNLAAELDLSHHALGILGGYYFIAYSIGQLALGSLLGPISPRYLLGVSAIFAASGCAIFASSHSFGSALAGQLLIALGLSSSFLGVVYVIGRDLPSRFSLMVAISQGLSNFAAASLSLLFGVFVVEVSFREPYFAATLFLLCLAILLFLFIGSRQNSVNTIPTEKSSLAGKLKLCVKSRPFWLAFVFYSCLFGVIVAYLDLWDIQFQVAFFRKTPGESALFNTAASLGIIIGSFIVGAWSQHRGDYVIPARVFSFSAIIAVAILLSIHLPDFWTLAANFLLGFGLSSAILSLTIVQSELPKKVHAFASALIVTGGFILGGIIQTLIGLSLDQDIEFAYIRSLSDLLANFFDSVQQPTEGFYKYQAGFQLIGIIVIVGCISSLLLSSKKLLKRRSPKIGNS
- a CDS encoding flavodoxin family protein — protein: MKRIGVVYHSVSGCSKALAESVVEGVNTVEKCIGVALEVQGESIDQGRYKDQSLLVQLDQCEAIVMGSPTFMGTVSAQFKAFMDAASERYGDRCWLDKLATGFTVGSNFSGDQLGTIRTLQVFAAQMGMLWVPLDILPSQDSLGRNRGGCQSGLVAVAERAGEIHELDRLTAVHLGHRMADLALRISDFRATPFE
- a CDS encoding arylamine N-acetyltransferase, which encodes MAISGINLQKYLDRINFEGVPVANLKCLQALVTQHVRTIPFENATSFLGSPVNIELSSIEAKLIEQKRGGYCYEHNALLGAALRQMGFKVTDLAARVLWQMPIGHQAAQSHMILMVELEGSRFLIDVGFGSNTLTAPLNIDSSDRQSTPHGVYRFTLIDDDYLLEVTTDSGWQPMYSFDLKPKTHGDYKIGNWYCSTHPESRFVKHLIVARSFPEGRHTLFNRQLSYQPLLGSKSVVMLADFDELRATLLDVFGIKVPAGREIDQKLGRIFELDGIAERVI
- a CDS encoding ribonuclease Z, producing MEILFLGTSSGTPTKQRNVSGIGLLESRKKNWYLIDCGEGTQQQILHTSLSLSRLKAIFITHKHGDHCYGLPGLLGSSGMQRRTAPLTLIAPRAVYDWLLSTQKITELYIPFDLSFIPVEDLPQIDIGQFTITTTQLSHRVPSYAYSFTERYIETTLDTQRLLSCDIPKGPLWGKLKAGIDIVCHGKAYSAANFIQKPRLPRKITICGDNDKPELLKNTCNNSSVLVHESTYAKNMSAKASRVGHSFSTQIASFAESMSIPNLVLTHFSTRYQKEPNAQCSIEKIRSEAQSIYRGQLFLAEDFMHLKLAESGLLTHKYI